TACGTTCAACGTGATTGTGAAGAGCATTTTGTTTGACGGTGCCAACAGCCGTCTCCTGACTGTCACCAAGGAAGACCACGAATTATTGGTCACGCTCCCGCAGAATCGCAAATTCGATTACATTGAGCCGGGAAATGAAGTCACCATCGGCTGGCATCCTGATTCCGGTATCTGTTTCGATACGGAGGCGTAACATGAAACGTTCCCGTCTTGGTTTCTGGATATTTTTCGCGCCGGTACTTATGTGGCTCCTGCTCCTGATTGTTCTGCCGCATCTCGACCTGCTGACCATGAGTTTCAGGGGAGAAGATGACTACGGTGACGCTGTCTGGACAATGCAAAATTACATGAATTTCTTTACCGAACCAGTCTATTGGCTGACTTTCGTGCGCACCGCGCTGTATGCGATCATCACTACATTCATTACGTTTCTGCTCGCCATGCCTGTATCCTTCTATATTGCCAAACTGGCAAGAACGCGGGTGCAGGGCGCACTCATGATTCTGCTGCTGCTTCCATTCTGGGTCAGTGAACTTGTGCGTATTTATGGCTGGATGATCCTGCTGCGGGAATCCGGGGTGCTGAACTTTTTCATGCTTAAACTGGGCGTCATCGATACGCCCATCGAAATGCTCTATAATGACGCGACAATGATCATGGGGCTGGTTTATACCTCCATGCTGTTCATGGTCGTCCCACTGGTATCCGTTATGGATAGCCTGGACGACAGTCTCATCGAGGCGGCCCACGATCTTGGGGCAGGGCATCTTACCATCTGGCGGACCATCATCATTCCGCATTGCAAGCCAGGTATCACGTCCGGTGCCATCGTGGTCTTCATGCTCGCGCTTGGTAATTACCTGACGCCAAACCTTATGGGGGGCAAGAATTCGCTCTGGTTTACCGAGCAGATTTATAACCAGTTCATTGCCAGCTTCAACTGGAGTCAGGGGTCGGCTTTCGGCT
The genomic region above belongs to uncultured Pseudodesulfovibrio sp. and contains:
- a CDS encoding ABC transporter permease, whose translation is MKRSRLGFWIFFAPVLMWLLLLIVLPHLDLLTMSFRGEDDYGDAVWTMQNYMNFFTEPVYWLTFVRTALYAIITTFITFLLAMPVSFYIAKLARTRVQGALMILLLLPFWVSELVRIYGWMILLRESGVLNFFMLKLGVIDTPIEMLYNDATMIMGLVYTSMLFMVVPLVSVMDSLDDSLIEAAHDLGAGHLTIWRTIIIPHCKPGITSGAIVVFMLALGNYLTPNLMGGKNSLWFTEQIYNQFIASFNWSQGSAFGFLLLLISSFIIWAGLKLTGQKLGEVAS